In Symphalangus syndactylus isolate Jambi chromosome 15, NHGRI_mSymSyn1-v2.1_pri, whole genome shotgun sequence, the following are encoded in one genomic region:
- the RNASEH2B gene encoding ribonuclease H2 subunit B isoform X2 — MKNGLMFVKLVNPCSGEGAIYLFNMCLQQLFEVKVFKEKHHSWFINQSVQSGGLLHFATPVDPLFLLLHYLIKADKEGKFQPLDQVVVDNVFPNCILLLKLPGLEKLLHHVTEEKEIDNKKYYKYSKEKTLKWLEKKVNQTVAALKTNNVNVSSRVQSTAFFSGDQVSTDKEEDYIRYAHGLISDYIPKELSDDLSKYLKLPEPSASLPNLPSKKIKLSDEPVEAKEDYTKFNTKDLKTEKKNSKMTAAQKALAKVDKSGMKSIDTFFGVKNTKKIGKV; from the exons ATGAAAAATGGGCTAATGTTTGTAAAACTGGTTAACCCGTGTTCAG GAGAAGGAGCCATTTACTTGTTCAATATGTGTCTACAGCAGCTGTTTGAAGTAAAAGTTTTCAAGGAAAAACACCATTCTTGGTTTATAAATCAATCAGTTCAATCAG GAGGTCTTCTCCATTTTGCCACACCTGTGGATCCTCTATTTCTGCTTCTCCATTACCTCATAAAGGCTGATAAGGAG GGGAAGTTTCAGCCCCTTGATCAAGTTGTGGTGGATAACGTGTTTCCAAACTGCATCTTGTTGCTGAAACTTCCTGGACTTGAGAAGTTACTTCACCATGTGACAGAGGAAAAAG AAATAGACAACAAGAAATATTACAAGTACAGCAAAGAGAAGACATTAAAGTGGCTGGAAAAAAAG GTTAATCAAACTGTGGCAGCATTAAAAACCAATAATGTGAATGTCAGTTCTCGGGTACAGTCAACTGCATTTTTCTCTGGTGACCAAGTTTCCACTGACAAGGAAG AGGATTATATTCGTTATGCCCATGGTCTGATATCTGATTACATCCCTAAAGAATTAAGTGATGACTTATCTAAATACTTAAA GCTTCCAGAACCTTCAGCCTCATTGCCAAATCTTCCATCAAAG AAAATAAAGTTATCAGATGAGCCTGTAGAAGCAAAAGAAGATTACACTAAGTTTAATACTAAAGATTTGAAGACTGAAAAG aaaaatagcaaaatgactGCAGCTCAGAAGGCTTTGGCTAAAGTTGACAAGAGTGGAATGAAAAGTATTGATACCTTTTTTggtgtaaaaaatacaaaaaaaattggaaaggtttga
- the RNASEH2B gene encoding ribonuclease H2 subunit B isoform X1, whose translation MATGVDCGDGVGARQHVFLVPEYLKDASKKMKNGLMFVKLVNPCSGEGAIYLFNMCLQQLFEVKVFKEKHHSWFINQSVQSGGLLHFATPVDPLFLLLHYLIKADKEGKFQPLDQVVVDNVFPNCILLLKLPGLEKLLHHVTEEKEIDNKKYYKYSKEKTLKWLEKKVNQTVAALKTNNVNVSSRVQSTAFFSGDQVSTDKEEDYIRYAHGLISDYIPKELSDDLSKYLKLPEPSASLPNLPSKKIKLSDEPVEAKEDYTKFNTKDLKTEKKNSKMTAAQKALAKVDKSGMKSIDTFFGVKNTKKIGKV comes from the exons aatatttaaaagatgCTTCAAAGAAGATGAAAAATGGGCTAATGTTTGTAAAACTGGTTAACCCGTGTTCAG GAGAAGGAGCCATTTACTTGTTCAATATGTGTCTACAGCAGCTGTTTGAAGTAAAAGTTTTCAAGGAAAAACACCATTCTTGGTTTATAAATCAATCAGTTCAATCAG GAGGTCTTCTCCATTTTGCCACACCTGTGGATCCTCTATTTCTGCTTCTCCATTACCTCATAAAGGCTGATAAGGAG GGGAAGTTTCAGCCCCTTGATCAAGTTGTGGTGGATAACGTGTTTCCAAACTGCATCTTGTTGCTGAAACTTCCTGGACTTGAGAAGTTACTTCACCATGTGACAGAGGAAAAAG AAATAGACAACAAGAAATATTACAAGTACAGCAAAGAGAAGACATTAAAGTGGCTGGAAAAAAAG GTTAATCAAACTGTGGCAGCATTAAAAACCAATAATGTGAATGTCAGTTCTCGGGTACAGTCAACTGCATTTTTCTCTGGTGACCAAGTTTCCACTGACAAGGAAG AGGATTATATTCGTTATGCCCATGGTCTGATATCTGATTACATCCCTAAAGAATTAAGTGATGACTTATCTAAATACTTAAA GCTTCCAGAACCTTCAGCCTCATTGCCAAATCTTCCATCAAAG AAAATAAAGTTATCAGATGAGCCTGTAGAAGCAAAAGAAGATTACACTAAGTTTAATACTAAAGATTTGAAGACTGAAAAG aaaaatagcaaaatgactGCAGCTCAGAAGGCTTTGGCTAAAGTTGACAAGAGTGGAATGAAAAGTATTGATACCTTTTTTggtgtaaaaaatacaaaaaaaattggaaaggtttga
- the RNASEH2B gene encoding ribonuclease H2 subunit B isoform X3: MATGVDCGDGVGARQHVFLVPEYLKDASKKMKNGLMFVKLVNPCSGEGAIYLFNMCLQQLFEVKVFKEKHHSWFINQSVQSGGLLHFATPVDPLFLLLHYLIKADKEGKFQPLDQVVVDNVFPNCILLLKLPGLEKLLHHVTEEKEIDNKKYYKYSKEKTLKWLEKKVNQTVAALKTNNVNVSSRVQSTAFFSGDQVSTDKEEDYIRYAHGLISDYIPKELSDDLSKYLKLPEPSASLPNLPSKAATHSFSAAGVFSS, from the exons aatatttaaaagatgCTTCAAAGAAGATGAAAAATGGGCTAATGTTTGTAAAACTGGTTAACCCGTGTTCAG GAGAAGGAGCCATTTACTTGTTCAATATGTGTCTACAGCAGCTGTTTGAAGTAAAAGTTTTCAAGGAAAAACACCATTCTTGGTTTATAAATCAATCAGTTCAATCAG GAGGTCTTCTCCATTTTGCCACACCTGTGGATCCTCTATTTCTGCTTCTCCATTACCTCATAAAGGCTGATAAGGAG GGGAAGTTTCAGCCCCTTGATCAAGTTGTGGTGGATAACGTGTTTCCAAACTGCATCTTGTTGCTGAAACTTCCTGGACTTGAGAAGTTACTTCACCATGTGACAGAGGAAAAAG AAATAGACAACAAGAAATATTACAAGTACAGCAAAGAGAAGACATTAAAGTGGCTGGAAAAAAAG GTTAATCAAACTGTGGCAGCATTAAAAACCAATAATGTGAATGTCAGTTCTCGGGTACAGTCAACTGCATTTTTCTCTGGTGACCAAGTTTCCACTGACAAGGAAG AGGATTATATTCGTTATGCCCATGGTCTGATATCTGATTACATCCCTAAAGAATTAAGTGATGACTTATCTAAATACTTAAA GCTTCCAGAACCTTCAGCCTCATTGCCAAATCTTCCATCAAAG GCTGCTACCCACAGCTTCTCTGCAGCTGGTGTGTTCAGCTCCTAG